The Anomalospiza imberbis isolate Cuckoo-Finch-1a 21T00152 chromosome 12, ASM3175350v1, whole genome shotgun sequence genome contains the following window.
AGCAGCAAGAATTCTGCAGACAATTTCCAAACTAAAGCTGCAATTATTAGCATTACAACTACTACATTTAGTCTGTTTGTGGTAAGCTAAATTAGTTAACTGTGTTCACTTAATGTCCAAGGCTTTCTAGGGTAAAGCTTCATTAAACCCATTTTTTAAGCCCCCcattaaaagcaattttataaTTAATCTCCATGTATCTCAGGCTGCAATTTAACATGCATTGAAGTCCTCTCTAGCCCCTGCTCAGAACGCCAGAGCAGTCAGGTCATCTGCCTGTGTCTGTACATTCTGGAATGTACACACACATGTGCTGCCAGGAGAGAGACAAAGCATTCCCTGAGACAAAGCACCCAAGTATTCCCTCAGGAACCAAGAGATCCATGGCCAATAACACAACAGGCCACAACAAGAAACATTTCCTGCACTACTTTTCTGTGCTCTGGATGGATCTCCAGAGTTGCCAAAGTGTGCTTGGTTTGCACGCTCTATCTGAAGGGACAAATGCTTCATGTAAAGAAAATGGACTTTTTCAAAATTCTCGTACTTCTCATCACACATACACTTCAtgctattttatttcaaattactttttttccccaaaacacaCTTTAAAAGGAAAGTTACTATTAAAAGAATCTGTGAATTGTTATTCACATAGTCAAAGGTACCCAATACAAGACATGGGTGTTCCACTGAGCACTGCTCCTGCTCTTATTGTCTACACAACAGGCAGGAATAGCACAAAATCCTCAACATACAAGTTTCAAGAGTAACTGTGAGCAACTTACCAATGATTTCTCCTTGAGTGGGaagagctctgccagctgccagaGACTTGGTCTTCTCTGGTGCCTCTCCTGTACACTGCTGAGCATCATGTCTGCTTCCCCCTGCAGTCTCAGATTCCCTCCTCTCAGACTTGGTACCTGTTGgggatttttctgcttttgctgtttcttGATGGATTTTCACTTTTACCCCTGCATCCTTCACAGGCTCCTTTGCAGAGGTATTCTGTGAGATTATGGGCTCACATTTGAATTCTGATTTCTCTTCAGCTTTTTCACCTGGTTTGGGTTTGCTCAGGAATGGTTTTTGCTTCCCTGTTTGAGGTGCAAGTTCATTTTGCTTATTGTCCCCTTTAACTTCTGAATTTGGCTTGGAGCTGATGTTTTTAGGACTCTGTTGAAGTTTTAATTTGTCAGGCTTGACTCCTTTCAAGTCTGCTGGTGTGGATTTCACTTTGGAACTTTTACCTCTGCTGTCACTTACATTTCCCTCCTTGGCCATCTCAATCTTTTCTTTCATGTCAGTCATATGTACACTGATGGATATCCTGGAGAGCAAACAGGAGGCATTTGATATTGATTTTGTAACTTTGTGGGGGAAGAAAAATCTGTACTTTTCCAAAGCCATATACTTCTATAGTATGGATAAAACCTAACTGTACCAATCTTGCTGGAAACAACCCACGAACACTAAGGGGAGAGCACCAAAAAGCATGCTGATTCTTTCTCTGTGTCCTCATCTCTCTACTTGTCTGCCTTTCTGCTGAACAAAATGCCTCACCCTGCAAAGAGTTAATCCCACATTTGAAAACTTACCCACTTTTTGCAATTTTTACGGTTGGTCTAATAAAACATCATCATCTGGGCAGAGAGAGGATAGTGATTGCCTTCACAAATTACAGGCTGATTAGCTAAATGGCTGGCTGCTCATATGCCTCTACAAATCTGATGGCTTGTATCCTCTTCCAGCTGGCTGACCTGCACACAGCCATCTGTGTTTGGGTCTTCTGATGGGATTGCATTCTTTCCACAGCCTTCTCTTAAAAACCTAACTTTGATAAACTCTCATTCCATCAATACTATTTTCCTTGGCATTTTAACTGCTGGAAAAGTTtaatgattttttcccctcttgtgTTGCCTAAAAAGAATACAGGTTAAAACCAATTCTCTGTGCTCCTAAACTCCATCACAGACATCTGAGTGATAATGTTTGAGTCAACTGTTACAGCTCCAACTGTCATGAGCAGTATGATTTTACCGAGGCTGAATTGAAACTTGTGAAGCTGTAAAGTAGATTTTATACAATGACAAATGAAGACAGTTTCTGATGTCTGGGAGAGAACATACCTCATTTTCACAAAGGTAATTGCCTCTTTCGGTGGAGCAACCTCATTACAAAAGATGTTatagaagaaaatgtttctgcttTCGTAAAACAAGAGTCTGAAATGTCTCATTTTTCTGCACCTTTAACACCCTTGTGCTGTCCTGGATCTAAGCTGCTCTGCTGTGAGCTGTGAGAGCAGCTGAAGCCAGCTCTGAGCAAACACTTCCTCTGCTATCTAGACAAGCCTGAACTCAGTGGGACTCTCGGGCATTTCTCCAAACTGGGGAACACAATGTTCCTCTGATGCCTCTGTGTGGGCTTACAAACTTCATTAAAAGTTGCATCCATTTTAGAGAGGTGTTTACCACCCTCATGTGACTTCACACTCCAAACCATGAcaatgccctgggctgcagctgcctctgggatttgctccagctTCTGCCTTCCGCTTACCTGCTGGCCTCCCTCATCCCCAAACCAAAATCTGGGGCCCAGACACCAAACTCATACACATGAACAATGGAGAAATTCCCCACCCAAAGTCATACACACATTTGTGGGTGTGTATGGATGAGTGTCTGTCAcccccacacacacatataaacCAGTTTACAGCCACCCACCCCGACAGAGAAGGTATTGGCAGGTAAAATCCGCCACAGAAGTTCCATTCCTTCGGGTTTACTTGGGAGGGGCCTTTTGGCTGTGgggttttgctgttttctgttgtgtgggctttttacattttaaataaatgggATTAAAAGAAATCCTAGATAAATAACCCAGAGGAAAATGGACTATGAAACACCTATATGAGGAAAATATTAGTCCGATAGAGATTAATAAATGAACAATTTTTAGGTGaccaaaacactgaaaacactGAGGACAACAAACACAAGTTCTTGTTTTGTCATACACTAATAAATATCTCAAATTCCTTTCACCCCCATGGCTATAGAAaccaaggagctgggagggagtgAGTGGTTTATAACCAGCTGAGCTCCTCTGTGGCGGTCACCTTTCTATGTCAGCACACAGAAGTGCTGATGCCTCAAACCCCTCTGTCCATGTGAGCCCTGGGCTGCACAGAACTTTACACAGGGCCCCCTGAGCCTTCTGCCTTAACCCCTGTAAGGTCCCTCCTCCTACCCCACCACgcagcagctgcctcctttAACGGCCTGGCCTTCCTTTTCTCCCTTGTAACACATGGGAAGGTTTCAGGCCCCACAGAAAGCTACCACAAGGCCATTACCTGGTATGTGTCACTTCACCCCCCGTGTCAGAAATGGCCCGGGACGTGGAGGGCACAGCTTCCCGGGATGCCGCACCCGCCGCTGGagctttgttttcattcttcCCAGGTTTCTGATGAACAAGCTGCCGGTGGCACTCATCGAGGCCTGGGGCTCTGTCCACCTTCTGTGCTTTAGCAGGAGCATTTTGGTTGCCTGCAGGATCTTGATGTACAAAGGGAAGACCATTGTGTTGATTCACAGCTCTGACGTCGATGTCCTTTTGCTGTGGACAGCTCTTAGAGCTCTGGGTTTTCCCAGCACCTTCTACCCCTTGCTGCTGTGCTGTCCTGTCTTTCAGCTGGGGTTTGGAGTCAGCTTTGTGGGCTACAGCACTGGAAGTGTTCACCTTCTCACATGCTCCCTTGTTTTCATCCAGCTTTTTCACGCTTTTTGTCTCTGAATAAAATAATCCATTAATAAACAATCCTTGGCAAAAGTGATGGCAAAACAGAGGAGGAATAAAGCAACACACCTCTCAAAATAACCTACAGAGTTACACCTGAAAAGATGGCAAGAATCCCCCAAAAGGTTTAAAATCCTTACACCATCAGGCTCGAGCTACTACTAATGCTCATGGCTTAAAACCAGAGATTCACCTGCTCTGGTGCTTTCCAGCAGTGCCCCAGATTGGACTTGGATTCcttaaagcaaacagaaaaactgCAAGGCTCAAGCTCATTGTATCTAAAATCTGAAATCGCTTTGTGGGCAAATCTAACAGGTAGTTTAAGGCCCTGCAGGTTCTGCAGGACCCTCCTGATCCCAATACAGCCTTCTCCCCAGTTAGAGGGGTAGAGACACACCCAGCAGGACTCTGAGGCACAAGACAGAGCCCACTGGCAGTTTCCACAGAAGGACTAAAAGGCTCTCCACCGCCTTCCCATGACAATGCTGTGGTTATTAACATTCTGCATGCCCAGATCACCAGCAGGCAAGGTTTGCTCACAACGCTGTGTAGCTTTTGAGTCAGAATTGTGAccatttgctttgttttagtCAATTCCAAAGCGATGAAGCTAAAAAGGGGACTGCCCATAAGACAAAGGATTCACTGAGAATTTGTGAAGACAGCGGCATGACAGGGCCTGCTCAGCATCACGTTCACCCCTGCTGCAACTCCACAGGCATTGACAGTGGATGCAACAGGGCAGTGCCCTGACAGATGCACCCTAAATAGGAATCTGGCCCTGACATGCCAGTGAAGCTTGCTGATCAAAAAAAGATATTACAGTGTCAACACATCCCTTTTTCagagagggggaagagggagggtTGCTTCAGAGGTATTAATGGAAAAGAACTTATTGGGCTTGCTATGTGATAGGGCCACTATCTTCACAGTATCTCCAAACAAGCTCTGCTCTCTGAATTCAGCTCACTGAAAACCAactcaaaaaaccccagctcTTCAGCTAAACAAAAGTGCtccttttaatttctgtatCTTCTAGCTTTTTGTAGTGCTTGATCCTGGGGATAAATCATCTTGTGAAGGTGGTGAGAACAACTCTATACTCTCAGAGCTGAGGGCAAAGTTACTCAGTTACATCTGAGTAATTCAGGTAGTGGGAAACAGCAGGCTATTAATTTCCAGTTTGTCTGCTGCACATTCTAGAGTCAAAGCTTGCAGCATGCCTGGAGTGATACATACCTTCCAGAGGCTTCTTGCTTTCAGTCTGGGTTCCTCTGTTACTAAGCACATGCTTAGGTTTCGCACCACTCTCCTCAGACTTATCTTTGGCCTAAAATTGACAGGGGAACACAGAAATTACAGTTACAGCCAAAAGTGTCTATTTCCCACTAGGTTTCTGCAACTATGGAGGCATTCAGACTCTGAAAAGTGGACAGTTACACCTCTTCTGAATTATTAGTCAGTGCTGTGTTTACTTCCTTCCTCCAGTCTCTCCCTGCCTTTGCAGGTAGACATCCTTTTAAAACAATATAACAGATTAATACATTAGCTCACTGCTTTCCAAAATTTTCACTGTCTGGGTTTTTGCCTCCTGTCATCTTTATTCACATTGATTAAAAAGTATGACATGTGAAACATGAGACAGTAGAAAAAGAAACTATGCTgtatttctgttgctttttggCTGGTGACAGAACAAAAAGTAATGTTTCTGAATATATTTGTCAAAACATATTTGTCTAATTATTTGATAAGAGGTGATACCAAAAAATAATGTCTAGTTTTATATCAACTCCTGTGTAGGTACCTGACATTTCACATGTCACCTTTAGAATGATTAAAAACAGAAGCAGATTTTTATCTTTAAGCAGTATTTTTCCCCCAATTAATTTGAGAGGGAGGGATATTTTGTAACAGGACCACTAAAGACTTCACACAGCAATACATGTGAAATCAAATTACAACTGACTTCTATGTAGCAAAAAGCATTACACAAAATTAGGAAAAGGCATACTATTTCCTGTGGTTGGCATACAGTTAAAAATCTAGTGATGATCTAGCCTCCTACCCTGATTTGTACAAGCAAATAAGTAACACGAAGTATTTCTGCAGGTAACTGATTACAAGACAGCTGCACATCAGCCCTTCACCTGTTAGTAAAAGCAGTTAAGGATTTCATGCACCAACCCTACAGACTGAACAGAGCATCCCCACCTCCCCATTCCAAAATaaccaaaacacccaaaaagtaaaagtaggaaaaaatcaTTACCCTTTTTATTACAGCTCTAAGCAAACCTGCAACAATGACCAGGGTGAACATTATTCTGGCACAATCCTACATGCAAAGAAAGCCTTGGGTAAGTGATAGTTTAATgctggtgtggttttttttctagtttttaaGTAATAAGTTAGAGGTTTGGAACCTAGGAAGCTCAATAGGCTTTTGTTAACTCCAACCTCACAAAACTTCTTCCATAAGCATTCCCAAGGCATCCCTGGAATGCTGTCACAAACAGCTTCACCCAGAAATGCAAACACGACCTCCccgctcccagcccagcccctgatAAGCAGAGCCCTGGTACAAACAGCAAAGGCTGGAAAACAGGCACAAGCAGGCAGCAAGTTCTTTTTCTGTGCTCCCCCTGCAACTGTGCAGCTCTTTGGACatgtctgtgctgctgtcacacaagAGGCTGCAAAAACCAGACCCAAGTTAGCACATGGCTCAGCACAAGGTAATTGGTTCACCTGTGCTTTCCTCCGCATTTCCCAGCCAGGTCACGTACACACACAGCCTCACTAACTCGAGCCTAGTTCAGGCATCACTCAGCAGACTGTGATCAAAGCACAGACTTAAGGTCTTATAACTGACCTCATGCTCCAATTTCAAAAAGTGTTCATGACCAGAAACAAAAAGGGACGACAGTGATGGTCATATTGCAAAACTGGAGTTTGCCATAATGGTGATCACCCACTACACCCTGACTGTTCTCCAACCAAGGCACGTGTTAGAGCCTGGGACACAGACCTCCACCCCCTCCCGCTCCACCAGGTTGTCACCAGCAAGTCATTTCACCTCAATCTCTAGCTGCCTATCCACAAAATCAAGCAAAGGGCAGTATCTGTCTCCAGGCATTTTGCAGTGACTGCAGGCAGTGACTGCCATAACACAGCTTTGCCTAAAACACATCAGACTTTCCCATTTCTCCAAAAACCTGTAGAACTGAAGCTGGAACTGCAAGTATGAGCTTTATCTCTATTCAGATTTAAGGTTGATAACTAATGCATGATTTATTGTTCTTAACACTAATGGAAGCACTTAATAAATTCCTCTGTCTCCTAACAGCTCAGCTCACTTGTCAGCCTCTGGCACTTAAAAAAGGGAGACCAGGAGAGCACTGAAAGCTTGGAAAGGTACATTGCCATCAAGCACTGCCCTGTTCTTCTAATGGGTTAGATGTATCTTCCCATCAAAGGATTTTACAGCTTTGGTGGAAAATACTTGCATTAGATACCAATGGATATCTTCAATTGAGCTAAATTCTCCTTGCTGTAATCACATCTCTACATACATGGAGATTTGGAATGAATAAACATATTCCAGCTCTtgcagttttcctttctttcgTTCCCATGGTGGGGTAGAAGCCACAGTGAAAAATCGAAAGTCCAATTACCTAGAACTAATTCCAGATGCCTGTCACTGTTAAAAAACAAGGTTGATCTACTTCAAAACACCTTATCAGCTAAGCACTGGTCTTGCCTCTTCCTAACTCACTCACATTAAGAAATGCTTGGGAACTGAAGTCTGGGAACTTGCAAACACAAGAGCTACTTGATTTCAGGAGTAAATAATGTCAATGGAGTTGATGAAGTCACAGCTGCATCACAAAAATGTAGCTAAGACAGCTAAGATGTCTAAGGATGTGTAAATCTGCTCAGTAACATGACCATAAGTCAGCACAGGTCTCAGGAACTGGTGCTGTGTTCAGAATTTGtgaaaaaacaaggaaataGAAGCTTCTcgcaaacaaaccccaaaagcTTCTAGTATATTACTCATACTTCTCACTAGGGCCTCAATTCAGTCACTGATTTGGGTGACATTGCTGAGCTTTGAGCACTGCTAGAAGGTGGATTTCCCTTTCCAGTAGCAATCTCCTCCTCATAGCCATTACAGGACTGCCCTGCACCCTTCAGGAACCTCAGACACTGTTTTGAGCTTGCTCCCTGCCTTAAGAGCCTTGCAATTCAAAGGTCCCAGCAGTAACCTGTACCAGCaatacagaaaggaaaacttGAATTCAACATCATGCAAGAGATTGACAGGAGAGCCTAAAGCCTTGCCATGTCATAAAGTGAAATGAAGAACAGTAAAACTAAACCAACCTCAACAGGGATTTCCAGCAGACTCCCCTTCTTCCAGGGCACAATGCCTTTGAGAATGAAATCCACTACTTTAGAATTTTTTAATACTTCTCCTACAAATGTAATCACTTTATCCAGGGTATCAACCCTTTTCTCTATCTTTGCCAGCCTTTCCTTATGCTTGGAGGCATCTAGCTGGGCAGCTCTCATCAAATTCAACACTTCTGAGCACATGCTCTGGACGTCAGCCTGGGCAGCACTGTCCGGTTCCTTCAGGCCTTTCTGCAAAGCATCTGTGTCATCAGGAGTTGCCCGGGATACTGTGAGCTTATTAATGCCATTTTCTACACCAGCAATGCTTCTGTCCACTCGCTGCAGTTTGCCTGTCAGGTCTTCTTGGAAATGCAATAGTTTGTCCACCTTTTCGTTCAAGAGATACAGTTTTTTGTCCACCGTACATAAACTGTTCACTTTTGCAGGCTGAAACTTTGTCAGGGCGTTTCCCTCGGCGAGGTCCAAGCTCCCTGCAGACATTGTGTCCAGACAGCAGGAAGTCAGACAGATTAGGCTGGCTTTGCATTAATCATAAATTAGAAAATGAGGCTCTGAAAGTTCATCTTCTTCAGCTATTCCTATACCAGACAAGCTCACTTACTGGAGTCACTAGAGCATATCCTGAGATAGCTACTGCACAAaagatttatttctgtgttatCTATTTCTTACTGTGTGCTTGCAATGATGGAGGCAATTTGGCACCAGACTGTGTTTTCTTGTGCCTCCTTGACGTCACAAAAccatttaaaattctttcttgAGTGGCTGTTGATAGGCAAGCATCTCAACAACAGCCAATGCCTGTGCAGGCCTCTGGAGGGAGGGGGATTGTTTTCATGACCAGTTTTAGTTCTGTGATAATGAAAAGGTGCTAGAACACTTCCCTtcattaaacaggaaaaaaaaaaataaaagtaaactGGCTGGCCTTGTGCTGAAGCTTGGAAGAATTCAGCTCTGTAGCATGGATGCAGAACGCCCAGCATAGACACAGGGTGCTCTTTCAGTTGGCTGGtacttgaatttaaaaatagagtACAATGACAATGACCTGAAATGCGTATCTAGCACCAGCATGTCTTTGTCAACTGAaacttctaaaattaaatatttctcacaGGTTATAAAAATGAaccaagtaaaaaaaatcataatgaaGGCACAGCAGACTATTagcaattaaattattaaattataaatCTTAAAGGATTTGTTATTGACTTGCTTTTCACTTCTGAATCACAGCATATCTACTATACAAATTACAGTCACTAGAGAACAGAAGAAGTCACTTCACACTGCACAGGCTCCACTGCCACAGCTCTGAATGCTTTAGAAACATTAATGAATGTACCCTTACAATACCACACAGAAGGGGAGTCAGTTCTCTGCCACAGAGGATGAACTGTGGCATCAGGAGAGAGCAGTTTGTCCCATGCCAGATGTGACATTGTCACACGACTGTGTCTGGTTCTCCCGGGTCCCTTTTGCACTGCTGagtgcagagcagggaggagaaACAATGGAACCACAGCAAAGCCTTTGGGATACCCAGCACCCCTCGGCCTCCAGGCCCTTCCTCATTTTTTGTAAAGGGCATATGGAAAGAAAATGTCACTCAAAGTTAATTTCCTGTAGGACATAGGACATTCTAGACATTAAAACCCTTCCCCCAGAGTAGTAGCAGCATTGAAGTTACCCTCTCAAGACAATGTTGAATCCTTGCCACTTCTGTAAGATGAGAATTTTTATTTACACTTCAAAAGAAAAGTTACATCTACCAAGGCCATCATGTAATTATGGCCAACctggtggctctgtgacatttAGAGGCAAATAACCAGCTTTACCAAACACAGCCAAAGCTGTGAGACTTGGACTGTTCATCACTTCCACGGAAGAGTTTGAATACCAAGCAATGACTTTAGAAGAAAACCTGGCACTTTGTGCCATGTCACTTCTCCTGaccaaaaaagtattttaaagtgaCTGGTGTTTCCACAGTGGTCTGGGATAGAATGGTCTAAGTTCTATGATATCCCATACAACACAGTGAAATATACAGCTCTGTCTTGAAGGTGTAGGACATGGGCAATAAATGCCTTGCAACTCTACTACTGCAGTTAAAGAACCAAGAGTTTTTAGCCAAATGCCTCCAAGGAATTAATTCTTTCAATTCTTTTATGCTTGATGACAGAAGATAAAAACAACCAACATAATTCACAGAATCAAGAGTACCTGCTGAACAAGAAGAAAGTGGTAGAGTCATCAGAGTGTTGCATTTAGTCAGACAACTTGCAGCAAATACTTCAACAAGGAAGCTTAGCCACAGAAAGTGGCTAACacacagctgcacacacagaacTCAAGCTGCCACCACCAG
Protein-coding sequences here:
- the MYLK3 gene encoding myosin light chain kinase 3 isoform X10 produces the protein MGICFSAFAKDKSEESGAKPKHVLSNRGTQTESKKPLEETKSVKKLDENKGACEKVNTSSAVAHKADSKPQLKDRTAQQQGVEGAGKTQSSKSCPQQKDIDVRAVNQHNGLPFVHQDPAGNQNAPAKAQKVDRAPGLDECHRQLVHQKPGKNENKAPAAGAASREAVPSTSRAISDTGGEVTHTRISISVHMTDMKEKIEMAKEGNVSDSRGKSSKVKSTPADLKGVKPDKLKLQQSPKNISSKPNSEVKGDNKQNELAPQTGKQKPFLSKPKPGEKAEEKSEFKCEPIISQNTSAKEPVKDAGVKVKIHQETAKAEKSPTGTKSERRESETAGGSRHDAQQCTGEAPEKTKSLAAGRALPTQGEIIDDSPSPPAPFEHRIVSVKQAEVTTSYSVCRHEVLGGGRFGQVHKCTEIATGLNLAAKIIKVKGAKEKEEVKNEINIMNQLNHVNLIQLYDAFEAKNNITLIMEYLDGGELFDRITDENYHLTELDAILFTKQICEGVHYLHQHYILHLDLKPENILCVNHTGNQIKIIDFGLARRYKPCEKLKVNFGTPEFLAPEVVNYDFVSFPTDMWSVGVITYMLLSGLSPFLGETDAETMNYVVNCSWDFDAEAFEQLSEDAKDFISRLLVKEKSCRMSATQCLKHEWLNNLPAKAQKCKLRLKSQLLLQSYMAHRTWKKHFYVVAAANRLKRFQSMSVKLA
- the MYLK3 gene encoding myosin light chain kinase 3 isoform X6 translates to MGICFSAFDCARIMFTLVIVAGLLRAVIKRAKDKSEESGAKPKHVLSNRGTQTESKKPLEETKSVKKLDENKGACEKVNTSSAVAHKADSKPQLKDRTAQQQGVEGAGKTQSSKSCPQQKDIDVRAVNQHNGLPFVHQDPAGNQNAPAKAQKVDRAPGLDECHRQLVHQKPGKNENKAPAAGAASREAVPSTSRAISDTGGEVTHTRISISVHMTDMKEKIEMAKEGNVSDSRGKSSKVKSTPADLKGVKPDKLKLQQSPKNISSKPNSEVKGDNKQNELAPQTGKQKPFLSKPKPGEKAEEKSEFKCEPIISQNTSAKEPVKDAGVKVKIHQETAKAEKSPTGTKSERRESETAGGSRHDAQQCTGEAPEKTKSLAAGRALPTQGEIIDDSPSPPAPFEHRIVSVKQAEVTTSYSVCRHEVLGGGRFGQVHKCTEIATGLNLAAKIIKVKGAKEKEEVKNEINIMNQLNHVNLIQLYDAFEAKNNITLIMEYLDGGELFDRITDENYHLTELDAILFTKQICEGVHYLHQHYILHLDLKPENILCVNHTGNQIKIIDFGLARRYKPCEKLKVNFGTPEFLAPEVVNYDFVSFPTDMWSVGVITYMLLSGLSPFLGETDAETMNYVVNCSWDFDAEAFEQLSEDAKDFISRLLVKEKSCRMSATQCLKHEWLNNLPAKAQKCKLRLKSQLLLQSYMAHRTWKKHFYVVAAANRLKRFQSMSVKLA
- the MYLK3 gene encoding myosin light chain kinase 3 isoform X9 codes for the protein MSSLGPHVQFLVKLAKDKSEESGAKPKHVLSNRGTQTESKKPLEETKSVKKLDENKGACEKVNTSSAVAHKADSKPQLKDRTAQQQGVEGAGKTQSSKSCPQQKDIDVRAVNQHNGLPFVHQDPAGNQNAPAKAQKVDRAPGLDECHRQLVHQKPGKNENKAPAAGAASREAVPSTSRAISDTGGEVTHTRISISVHMTDMKEKIEMAKEGNVSDSRGKSSKVKSTPADLKGVKPDKLKLQQSPKNISSKPNSEVKGDNKQNELAPQTGKQKPFLSKPKPGEKAEEKSEFKCEPIISQNTSAKEPVKDAGVKVKIHQETAKAEKSPTGTKSERRESETAGGSRHDAQQCTGEAPEKTKSLAAGRALPTQGEIIDDSPSPPAPFEHRIVSVKQAEVTTSYSVCRHEVLGGGRFGQVHKCTEIATGLNLAAKIIKVKGAKEKEEVKNEINIMNQLNHVNLIQLYDAFEAKNNITLIMEYLDGGELFDRITDENYHLTELDAILFTKQICEGVHYLHQHYILHLDLKPENILCVNHTGNQIKIIDFGLARRYKPCEKLKVNFGTPEFLAPEVVNYDFVSFPTDMWSVGVITYMLLSGLSPFLGETDAETMNYVVNCSWDFDAEAFEQLSEDAKDFISRLLVKEKSCRMSATQCLKHEWLNNLPAKAQKCKLRLKSQLLLQSYMAHRTWKKHFYVVAAANRLKRFQSMSVKLA
- the MYLK3 gene encoding myosin light chain kinase 3 isoform X1, with translation MSAGSLDLAEGNALTKFQPAKVNSLCTVDKKLYLLNEKVDKLLHFQEDLTGKLQRVDRSIAGVENGINKLTVSRATPDDTDALQKGLKEPDSAAQADVQSMCSEVLNLMRAAQLDASKHKERLAKIEKRVDTLDKVITFVGEVLKNSKVVDFILKGIVPWKKGSLLEIPVEDCARIMFTLVIVAGLLRAVIKRAKDKSEESGAKPKHVLSNRGTQTESKKPLEETKSVKKLDENKGACEKVNTSSAVAHKADSKPQLKDRTAQQQGVEGAGKTQSSKSCPQQKDIDVRAVNQHNGLPFVHQDPAGNQNAPAKAQKVDRAPGLDECHRQLVHQKPGKNENKAPAAGAASREAVPSTSRAISDTGGEVTHTRISISVHMTDMKEKIEMAKEGNVSDSRGKSSKVKSTPADLKGVKPDKLKLQQSPKNISSKPNSEVKGDNKQNELAPQTGKQKPFLSKPKPGEKAEEKSEFKCEPIISQNTSAKEPVKDAGVKVKIHQETAKAEKSPTGTKSERRESETAGGSRHDAQQCTGEAPEKTKSLAAGRALPTQGEIIDDSPSPPAPFEHRIVSVKQAEVTTSYSVCRHEVLGGGRFGQVHKCTEIATGLNLAAKIIKVKGAKEKEEVKNEINIMNQLNHVNLIQLYDAFEAKNNITLIMEYLDGGELFDRITDENYHLTELDAILFTKQICEGVHYLHQHYILHLDLKPENILCVNHTGNQIKIIDFGLARRYKPCEKLKVNFGTPEFLAPEVVNYDFVSFPTDMWSVGVITYMLLSGLSPFLGETDAETMNYVVNCSWDFDAEAFEQLSEDAKDFISRLLVKEKSCRMSATQCLKHEWLNNLPAKAQKCKLRLKSQLLLQSYMAHRTWKKHFYVVAAANRLKRFQSMSVKLA
- the MYLK3 gene encoding myosin light chain kinase 3 isoform X12, whose translation is MLKAKDKSEESGAKPKHVLSNRGTQTESKKPLEETKSVKKLDENKGACEKVNTSSAVAHKADSKPQLKDRTAQQQGVEGAGKTQSSKSCPQQKDIDVRAVNQHNGLPFVHQDPAGNQNAPAKAQKVDRAPGLDECHRQLVHQKPGKNENKAPAAGAASREAVPSTSRAISDTGGEVTHTRISISVHMTDMKEKIEMAKEGNVSDSRGKSSKVKSTPADLKGVKPDKLKLQQSPKNISSKPNSEVKGDNKQNELAPQTGKQKPFLSKPKPGEKAEEKSEFKCEPIISQNTSAKEPVKDAGVKVKIHQETAKAEKSPTGTKSERRESETAGGSRHDAQQCTGEAPEKTKSLAAGRALPTQGEIIDDSPSPPAPFEHRIVSVKQAEVTTSYSVCRHEVLGGGRFGQVHKCTEIATGLNLAAKIIKVKGAKEKEEVKNEINIMNQLNHVNLIQLYDAFEAKNNITLIMEYLDGGELFDRITDENYHLTELDAILFTKQICEGVHYLHQHYILHLDLKPENILCVNHTGNQIKIIDFGLARRYKPCEKLKVNFGTPEFLAPEVVNYDFVSFPTDMWSVGVITYMLLSGLSPFLGETDAETMNYVVNCSWDFDAEAFEQLSEDAKDFISRLLVKEKSCRMSATQCLKHEWLNNLPAKAQKCKLRLKSQLLLQSYMAHRTWKKHFYVVAAANRLKRFQSMSVKLA
- the MYLK3 gene encoding myosin light chain kinase 3 isoform X8; the encoded protein is MVHRNHVVSSCSISPGKGQAKDKSEESGAKPKHVLSNRGTQTESKKPLEETKSVKKLDENKGACEKVNTSSAVAHKADSKPQLKDRTAQQQGVEGAGKTQSSKSCPQQKDIDVRAVNQHNGLPFVHQDPAGNQNAPAKAQKVDRAPGLDECHRQLVHQKPGKNENKAPAAGAASREAVPSTSRAISDTGGEVTHTRISISVHMTDMKEKIEMAKEGNVSDSRGKSSKVKSTPADLKGVKPDKLKLQQSPKNISSKPNSEVKGDNKQNELAPQTGKQKPFLSKPKPGEKAEEKSEFKCEPIISQNTSAKEPVKDAGVKVKIHQETAKAEKSPTGTKSERRESETAGGSRHDAQQCTGEAPEKTKSLAAGRALPTQGEIIDDSPSPPAPFEHRIVSVKQAEVTTSYSVCRHEVLGGGRFGQVHKCTEIATGLNLAAKIIKVKGAKEKEEVKNEINIMNQLNHVNLIQLYDAFEAKNNITLIMEYLDGGELFDRITDENYHLTELDAILFTKQICEGVHYLHQHYILHLDLKPENILCVNHTGNQIKIIDFGLARRYKPCEKLKVNFGTPEFLAPEVVNYDFVSFPTDMWSVGVITYMLLSGLSPFLGETDAETMNYVVNCSWDFDAEAFEQLSEDAKDFISRLLVKEKSCRMSATQCLKHEWLNNLPAKAQKCKLRLKSQLLLQSYMAHRTWKKHFYVVAAANRLKRFQSMSVKLA